In one Lycium barbarum isolate Lr01 chromosome 7, ASM1917538v2, whole genome shotgun sequence genomic region, the following are encoded:
- the LOC132603694 gene encoding protein JINGUBANG-like isoform X1: MASPMDFDQPPNSPVSSAPSFAIRPNNHNTTFLRSISTKEPSNFTEELTYSPLRLSTSVLPSNTYNSQPSTPRLSFTLNNNPTKSVDDHDFHHQTTYRCISSVLKKDGQILSVALYNGLVYTGSQANVIRVWKLPEFTECDHLKTRASMVVSLQVSNDMVYAAYADCKIRVWRRTWEGAIKHVRVATIPKVGSYVRSYISGRDKMMKHMGPISSLAINISDDILYSASLDKTVKVWRISDLKCIETIQAHNDPINAIVVGDDGVLYTASDDATVRVWRRNFCSGDRPHSLTVTLPAKCSPVKTLALTNDGGVLYGGCSDGYIHYWLKGWFSGQLQYGGALLGHTHAVMCLASIANYLVSGSADSTCRVWLREQQDCQHVCVAILQGHRGPIRCVTAFPGRVNEETDDGCTICTGSLDGVLKMWRVRRTSSSYKGKGSSQNVCEYFEMA, encoded by the exons ATGGCTTCACCAATGGACTTTGATCAGCCTCCCAATTCACCTGTTTCTTCAGCTCCATCTTTCGCCATAAGACCAAATAATCATAACACCACCTTCTTGAGAAGTATTTCCACAAAAGAACCCTCAAATTTCACCGAAGAACTAACGTATAGCCCGCTACGCTTAAGCACTTCTGTTCTTCCTTCCAATACATACAACTCTCAGCCTTCAACTCCTCGCCTTTCGTTCACACTCAACAACAATCCCACAAAGTCTGTCGACGATCATGACTTTCATCATCAAACCACTTATAGGTGCATTTCATCTGTCCTTAAAAAGGACGGACAGATCTTGTCCGTGGCTTTATACAACGGCCTTGTGTACACGGGGTCTCAGGCAAATGTAATACGCGTGTGGAAGTTGCCTGAGTTTACTGAGTGTGATCATCTTAAGACGAGAGCGTCTATGGTGGTTTCGTTACAAGTGTCGAATGATATGGTTTATGCTGCCTATGCTGATTGTAAGATTAGGGTGTGGCGTAGGACTTGGGAAGGAGCTATCAAGCATGTTCGAGTTGCGACTATTCCGAAGGTTGGAAGTTATGTCCGGAGCTATATCTCTGGTAGAGATAAGATG ATGAAGCATATGGGACCAATATCTTCACTGGCAATTAACATATCAGATGACATTCTTTATTCAGCTTCCCTTGATAAAACAGTAAAAGTATGGAGAATTTCGGACCTCAAGTGCATAGAAACAATCCAAGCCCATAACGATCCGATAAACGCCATTGTTGTTGGTGACGATGGTGTCCTTTATACTGCTTCTGATGATGCCACGGTCCGAGTATGGAGACGAAATTTCTGCAGTGGAGATAGGCCACATTCCCTCACTGTGACTCTACCAGCAAAATGTTCACCAGTAAAGACATTAGCCTTAACAAATGATGGTGGGGTACTTTATGGAGGGTGCAGTGATGGTTACATTCATTATTGGCTGAAAG GTTGGTTCTCAGGGCAATTACAATATGGTGGTGCACTTCTTGGACACACACATGCTGTGATGTGCTTGGCCAGTATTGCTAATTATTTGGTCAGTGGCTCAGCTGACTCAACATGCAGGGTGTGGTTAAGGGAGCAACAAGATTGTCAACATGTATGTGTGGCCATTTTGCAAGGTCACAGAGGGCCTATTAGGTGTGTTACCGCATTCCCTGGACGAGTGAACGAGGAGACCGATGATGGTTGCACAATTTGCACAGGAAGTCTTGATGGAGTCCTCAAGATGTGGCGTGTGAGACGCACCAGCAGTAGCTATAAGGGCAAAGGTTCTTCACAGAATGTTTGTGAATATTTTGAGATGGCTTAA
- the LOC132603694 gene encoding protein JINGUBANG-like isoform X2 yields MASPMDFDQPPNSPVSSAPSFAIRPNNHNTTFLRSISTKEPSNFTEELTYSPLRLSTSVLPSNTYNSQPSTPRLSFTLNNNPTKSVDDHDFHHQTTYRCISSVLKKDGQILSVALYNGLVYTGSQANVIRVWKLPEFTECDHLKTRASMVVSLQVSNDMVYAAYADCKIRVWRRTWEGAIKHVRVATIPKVGSYVRSYISGRDKMMKHMGPISSLAINISDDILYSASLDKTVKVWRISDLKCIETIQAHNDPINAIVVGDDGVLYTASDDATVRVWRRNFCSGDRPHSLTVTLPAKCSPVKTLALTNDGGVLYGGCSDGYIHYWLKGQLQYGGALLGHTHAVMCLASIANYLVSGSADSTCRVWLREQQDCQHVCVAILQGHRGPIRCVTAFPGRVNEETDDGCTICTGSLDGVLKMWRVRRTSSSYKGKGSSQNVCEYFEMA; encoded by the exons ATGGCTTCACCAATGGACTTTGATCAGCCTCCCAATTCACCTGTTTCTTCAGCTCCATCTTTCGCCATAAGACCAAATAATCATAACACCACCTTCTTGAGAAGTATTTCCACAAAAGAACCCTCAAATTTCACCGAAGAACTAACGTATAGCCCGCTACGCTTAAGCACTTCTGTTCTTCCTTCCAATACATACAACTCTCAGCCTTCAACTCCTCGCCTTTCGTTCACACTCAACAACAATCCCACAAAGTCTGTCGACGATCATGACTTTCATCATCAAACCACTTATAGGTGCATTTCATCTGTCCTTAAAAAGGACGGACAGATCTTGTCCGTGGCTTTATACAACGGCCTTGTGTACACGGGGTCTCAGGCAAATGTAATACGCGTGTGGAAGTTGCCTGAGTTTACTGAGTGTGATCATCTTAAGACGAGAGCGTCTATGGTGGTTTCGTTACAAGTGTCGAATGATATGGTTTATGCTGCCTATGCTGATTGTAAGATTAGGGTGTGGCGTAGGACTTGGGAAGGAGCTATCAAGCATGTTCGAGTTGCGACTATTCCGAAGGTTGGAAGTTATGTCCGGAGCTATATCTCTGGTAGAGATAAGATG ATGAAGCATATGGGACCAATATCTTCACTGGCAATTAACATATCAGATGACATTCTTTATTCAGCTTCCCTTGATAAAACAGTAAAAGTATGGAGAATTTCGGACCTCAAGTGCATAGAAACAATCCAAGCCCATAACGATCCGATAAACGCCATTGTTGTTGGTGACGATGGTGTCCTTTATACTGCTTCTGATGATGCCACGGTCCGAGTATGGAGACGAAATTTCTGCAGTGGAGATAGGCCACATTCCCTCACTGTGACTCTACCAGCAAAATGTTCACCAGTAAAGACATTAGCCTTAACAAATGATGGTGGGGTACTTTATGGAGGGTGCAGTGATGGTTACATTCATTATTGGCTGAAAG GGCAATTACAATATGGTGGTGCACTTCTTGGACACACACATGCTGTGATGTGCTTGGCCAGTATTGCTAATTATTTGGTCAGTGGCTCAGCTGACTCAACATGCAGGGTGTGGTTAAGGGAGCAACAAGATTGTCAACATGTATGTGTGGCCATTTTGCAAGGTCACAGAGGGCCTATTAGGTGTGTTACCGCATTCCCTGGACGAGTGAACGAGGAGACCGATGATGGTTGCACAATTTGCACAGGAAGTCTTGATGGAGTCCTCAAGATGTGGCGTGTGAGACGCACCAGCAGTAGCTATAAGGGCAAAGGTTCTTCACAGAATGTTTGTGAATATTTTGAGATGGCTTAA